The following are encoded in a window of Syngnathus scovelli strain Florida chromosome 4, RoL_Ssco_1.2, whole genome shotgun sequence genomic DNA:
- the plekho2 gene encoding tigger transposable element-derived protein 1 isoform X9 encodes MHYYYHYHYHVIQVEFLPPNTTSLIQPMDQGVIRAFKALYTRSTMEGLISFIDENNVGFSLKNCWREYNIATCLVNIQKALNEMREQTLIASWRKLWPKNVTHDYEGFMPDQVHHSAVDNTVRVARLVATEGFSNMTTEDVPTLIDCHLKPLTDEELIEMTRSMSKKEEEVAGDSDDNEAEERGLTLANLQELCNIAQTLQQRAQEIDDMVIAVEFSNRIDGVMELYKKIFALKKKTTLNSPSQCSLYPENIVPLRHHLELQPKLLATIHLTMRRHLRSSKALTNSKSCHNKSSKKIFTTCSLVLKKVVIRVLKIYLQCCTVIIEVAIINKSSLKVFTACSLVLKKLL; translated from the coding sequence atgcattattattatcattatcattatcacgtgATCCAAGTGGAGTTCCTGCCCCCCAACACCACATCCCTTATACAACCCATGGATCAGGGGGTCATTCGAGCCTTCAAGGCCCTCTACACGAGGTCCACGATGGAGGGCCTCATCTCCTTCATCGACGAGAACAACGTGGGCTTCAGCCTGAAGAACTGTTGGCGCGAATACAACATTGCAACATGCCTGGTCAACATTCAGAAGGCTCTTAATGAGATGAGAGAGCAGACACTGATTGCAAGTTGGAGGAAATTGTGGCCAAAAAATGTCACCCATGACTATGAAGGATTTATGCCTGACCAAGTTCACCACTCCGCCGTAGATAATACTGTGAGGGTGGCTCGGTTGGTAGCCACTGAAGGGTTCTCGAACATGACAACGGAAGACGTGCCCACACTGATCGACTGCCACTTGAAGCCCCTAACTGACGAGGAACTCATCGAAATGACAAGATCAATGAgtaagaaagaggaggaggtagCTGGGGACAGTGACGACAACGAAGCTGAAGAACGTGGCCTCACCTTGGCAAACCTGCAAGAGCTCTGCAATATAGCACAGACTCTGCAACAAAGAGCCCAAGAAATCGATGACATGGTCATAGCTGTAGAATTTAGCAACCGTATTGACGGTGTAATGGAGTTGTACAAGAAGATCTTTGCTCTAAAGAAAAAAACTACACTCAACTCCCCATCACAATGTTCCTTGTACCCCGAAAACATTGTGCCGCTACGCCATCACCTAGAGCTCCAACCGAAGCTTCTTGCGACGATCCACCTGACGATGAGACGTCATCTGAGGAGCAGTAAAGCTCTCACTAACTCTAAAAGTTGTCATAATAAAAGTTCTAAAAAGATATTTACCACATGTTcacttgttttaaaaaaagttgttataagagttttaaaaatatatttgcagTGCTGTACTGTTATAATAGAAGTTgctataataaataaaagttctTTAAAGGTATTTACCGCATGTTCACTTGttttaaaaaagttgttataa
- the plekho2 gene encoding uncharacterized protein plekho2 isoform X6: MSAPWRTRWTNCCSSLQGTRTSADPPRCVLLKRGLANEPPHHAMELAGFRLTRADRSAELSGKSKGGGLCFYINECWCTDVMVLKEFCSPLLETLFTNCRPFYSPREFSSIVMAAVYIPPHARASEATQMLADQVTDMEKLLPNSLIIVLGDLNRANLAHELARYRQHITCPTRGAQTLDHCYTVIKDAYHSVARAALGLSDHCLVHLIPAYRQKLKTSKPVVRTVGKWTVESRQDLQACFDCTDWSVFEAANSDLHELTDTVTSYISFCEDLCVQTKTFCTYNNDKPWFTPNLRRLRKVKEEAYRSGDRDLFKQTRNTLNREVRKARRCYGESLERHLSANPDPSTVWKGLQSITGFKKRTPRPVESPRLADQLNRFYCRFDRSSHTTGPPAAQSTYSPPPTTALSTPPSPWSPTLSLAEAAPALQIREEEVRQMFRRQKIRKAPGPDGVSPSCLKVCAEQLAPTFARIFNRSLELCEVLQERHHRSSGQEARHHRSE; this comes from the coding sequence atgtccgctccctggcgaacaagatggacgaactgctgctcctcacttcaaggaacacggacttcagcagatccgccgcgctgtgttttgttgaaacgtggcttagcgaacgaacccccccaccacgccatggagttagctgggtttcggctaacgcgtgcagatcgcagcgcggagctctccggaaaatcaaagggaggtggtctctgtttctacattaatgaatgttggtgtaccgatgtcatggtgttgaaagagttttgcagccctctcctagaaacacttttcacaaactgccggccgttctattcaccacgggagttctcctcgatcgtcatggcggctgtttacatcccaccacacgcacgtgcgagtgaagccacgcagatgctggctgaccaggtgacagacatggagaaacttctaccaaattcactaatcattgttctgggtgatcttaacagggcgaacctcgcacacgaactcgccagatacagacagcacataacgtgtcccaccagaggggcacagacactggaccactgctacaccgtaattaaggatgcataccactctgtggctcgtgcagctttaggactctcggaccattgtctagttcatctgatccctgcctacagacagaaactaaaaacttctaagcctgtggtgaggactgtcgggaagtggacagtggagtcaaggcaggacctccaagcctgctttgactgcaccgattggagtgtttttgaagctgcaaattcagacttgcatgaactcactgacactgtcacatcatacatcagtttttgtgaggatctgtgtgtgcagactaagaccttctgcacgtacaacaacgacaaaccttggtttacaccgaaccttaggaggctgcgcaaagtcaaggaggaggcctacaggagcggcgaccgggacctgttcaagcagaccagaaacacactgaaccgagaggtcaggaaagccaggaggtgttatggggagagcctggagagacacctctctgccaatcctgatccctcaacagtgtggaaaggcctgcagagcatcacgggcttcaagaaacgaaccccccgtcctgtggagagcccaaggctcgctgaccagctaaacaggttctactgcaggtttgatcggtcctcccacacaacgggacctcctgcagcacaatccacatactcacctccccccacaactgctctgtccacacctccatcaccgtggtcaccgactctctctcttgcagaggccgcacccgcactccagattcgcgaggaggaagtgcgccagatgttccggagacaaaagatcaggaaggcaccgggcccagacggcgtgtcaccttcctgcttgaaagtctgcgctgagcagctggcgcccacctttgcacggatcttcaaccgttccctggagctgtgtgaggtgcttcAAGagcgccaccatcgttccagtggccaagaagctcgccatcacaggtctgaatga
- the plekho2 gene encoding uncharacterized protein plekho2 isoform X10 has product MSAPWRTRWTNCCSSLQGTRTSADPPRCVLLKRGLANEPPHHAMELAGFRLTRADRSAELSGKSKGGGLCFYINECWCTDVMVLKEFCSPLLETLFTNCRPFYSPREFSSIVMAAVYIPPHARASEATQMLADQVTDMEKLLPNSLIIVLGDLNRANLAHELARYRQHITCPTRGAQTLDHCYTVIKDAYHSVARAALGLSDHCLVHLIPAYRQKLKTSKPVEAAQSQGGGLQERRPGPVQADQKHTEPRVWKGLQSITGFKKRTPRPVESPRLADQLNRGRTRTPDSRGGSAPDVPETKDQEGTGPRRRVTFLLESLR; this is encoded by the exons atgtccgctccctggcgaacaagatggacgaactgctgctcctcacttcaaggaacacggacttcagcagatccgccgcgctgtgttttgttgaaacgtggcttagcgaacgaacccccccaccacgccatggagttagctgggtttcggctaacgcgtgcagatcgcagcgcggagctctccggaaaatcaaagggaggtggtctctgtttctacattaatgaatgttggtgtaccgatgtcatggtgttgaaagagttttgcagccctctcctagaaacacttttcacaaactgccggccgttctattcaccacgggagttctcctcgatcgtcatggcggctgtttacatcccaccacacgcacgtgcgagtgaagccacgcagatgctggctgaccaggtgacagacatggagaaacttctaccaaattcactaatcattgttctgggtgatcttaacagggcgaacctcgcacacgaactcgccagatacagacagcacataacgtgtcccaccagaggggcacagacactggaccactgctacaccgtaattaaggatgcataccactctgtggctcgtgcagctttaggactctcggaccattgtctagttcatctgatccctgcctacagacagaaactaaaaacttctaagcctgtg gaggctgcgcaaagtcaaggaggaggcctacaggagcggcgaccgggacctgttcaagcagaccagaaacacactgaaccgagag tgtggaaaggcctgcagagcatcacgggcttcaagaaacgaaccccccgtcctgtggagagcccaaggctcgctgaccagctaaacag aggccgcacccgcactccagattcgcgaggaggaagtgcgccagatgttccggagacaaaagatcaggaaggcaccgggcccagacggcgtgtcaccttcctgcttgaaagtctgcgctga
- the LOC125966924 gene encoding zinc finger protein 414 gives MSSSDLTRQAFDGGTEGNRKTLCPFHGCKRVYTDESALESHVRDHAIPAQSLPGKTFHCSNAGCSCSFLNMQKLMEHMRRHHKPNIFFLCENCRTKLRSYRGLLTHLHTCSKVPRGKTKSTEQMPLNQLV, from the exons ATGTCCTCTTCTGATCTGACCCGACAGGCGTTTGATGGAGGAACTGAAG GAAATAGGAAGACGCTGTGTCCATTTCACGGCTGTAAACGCGTCTACACGGATGAGAGCGCTTTGGAGAGTCATGTTCGGGACCATGCAATCCCAGCGCAGTCTCTCCCTG GAAAAACTTTTCACTGCTCCAATGCTGGCTGCAGCTGCTCCTTTctaaacatgcagaaattgatgGAACATATGAGACGGCATCATAAACCGAACATATTTTTCTT GTGTGAAAATTGCCGTACAAAGTTGCGATCATACCGCGGCCTCCTGACTCACCTTCACACCTGTTCCAAAGTTccacgagggaaaacaaagtcaacaGAACAGATGCCCCTCAACCAGCTGGTGTGA
- the plekho2 gene encoding uncharacterized protein plekho2 isoform X11 yields MSAPWRTRWTNCCSSLQGTRTSADPPRCVLLKRGLANEPPHHAMELAGFRLTRADRSAELSGKSKGGGLCFYINECWCTDVMVLKEFCSPLLETLFTNCRPFYSPREFSSIVMAAVYIPPHARASEATQMLADQEAAQSQGGGLQERRPGPVQADQKHTEPRVWKGLQSITGFKKRTPRPVESPRLADQLNRFYCRFDRSSHTTGPPAAQSTYSPPPTTALSTPPSPWSPTLSLAEAAPALQIREEEVRQMFRRQKIRKAPGPDGVSPSCLKVCAEQLAPTFARIFNRSLELCEVLQERHHRSSGQEARHHRSE; encoded by the exons atgtccgctccctggcgaacaagatggacgaactgctgctcctcacttcaaggaacacggacttcagcagatccgccgcgctgtgttttgttgaaacgtggcttagcgaacgaacccccccaccacgccatggagttagctgggtttcggctaacgcgtgcagatcgcagcgcggagctctccggaaaatcaaagggaggtggtctctgtttctacattaatgaatgttggtgtaccgatgtcatggtgttgaaagagttttgcagccctctcctagaaacacttttcacaaactgccggccgttctattcaccacgggagttctcctcgatcgtcatggcggctgtttacatcccaccacacgcacgtgcgagtgaagccacgcagatgctggctgaccag gaggctgcgcaaagtcaaggaggaggcctacaggagcggcgaccgggacctgttcaagcagaccagaaacacactgaaccgagag tgtggaaaggcctgcagagcatcacgggcttcaagaaacgaaccccccgtcctgtggagagcccaaggctcgctgaccagctaaacaggttctactgcaggtttgatcggtcctcccacacaacgggacctcctgcagcacaatccacatactcacctccccccacaactgctctgtccacacctccatcaccgtggtcaccgactctctctcttgcagaggccgcacccgcactccagattcgcgaggaggaagtgcgccagatgttccggagacaaaagatcaggaaggcaccgggcccagacggcgtgtcaccttcctgcttgaaagtctgcgctgagcagctggcgcccacctttgcacggatcttcaaccgttccctggagctgtgtgaggtgcttcAAGagcgccaccatcgttccagtggccaagaagctcgccatcacaggtctgaatga
- the plekho2 gene encoding uncharacterized protein plekho2 isoform X7, protein MSAPWRTRWTNCCSSLQGTRTSADPPRCVLLKRGLANEPPHHAMELAGFRLTRADRSAELSGKSKGGGLCFYINECWCTDVMVLKEFCSPLLETLFTNCRPFYSPREFSSIVMAAVYIPPHARASEATQMLADQVTDMEKLLPNSLIIVLGDLNRANLAHELARYRQHITCPTRGAQTLDHCYTVIKDAYHSVARAALGLSDHCLVHLIPAYRQKLKTSKPVVRTVGKWTVESRQDLQACFDCTDWSVFEAANSDLHELTDTVTSYISFCEDLCVQTKTFCTYNNDKPWFTPNLRRLRKVKEEAYRSGDRDLFKQTRNTLNREVRKARRCYGESLERHLSANPDPSTVWKGLQSITGFKKRTPRPVESPRLADQLNRGRTRTPDSRGGSAPDVPETKDQEGTGPRRRVTFLLESLR, encoded by the exons atgtccgctccctggcgaacaagatggacgaactgctgctcctcacttcaaggaacacggacttcagcagatccgccgcgctgtgttttgttgaaacgtggcttagcgaacgaacccccccaccacgccatggagttagctgggtttcggctaacgcgtgcagatcgcagcgcggagctctccggaaaatcaaagggaggtggtctctgtttctacattaatgaatgttggtgtaccgatgtcatggtgttgaaagagttttgcagccctctcctagaaacacttttcacaaactgccggccgttctattcaccacgggagttctcctcgatcgtcatggcggctgtttacatcccaccacacgcacgtgcgagtgaagccacgcagatgctggctgaccaggtgacagacatggagaaacttctaccaaattcactaatcattgttctgggtgatcttaacagggcgaacctcgcacacgaactcgccagatacagacagcacataacgtgtcccaccagaggggcacagacactggaccactgctacaccgtaattaaggatgcataccactctgtggctcgtgcagctttaggactctcggaccattgtctagttcatctgatccctgcctacagacagaaactaaaaacttctaagcctgtggtgaggactgtcgggaagtggacagtggagtcaaggcaggacctccaagcctgctttgactgcaccgattggagtgtttttgaagctgcaaattcagacttgcatgaactcactgacactgtcacatcatacatcagtttttgtgaggatctgtgtgtgcagactaagaccttctgcacgtacaacaacgacaaaccttggtttacaccgaaccttaggaggctgcgcaaagtcaaggaggaggcctacaggagcggcgaccgggacctgttcaagcagaccagaaacacactgaaccgagaggtcaggaaagccaggaggtgttatggggagagcctggagagacacctctctgccaatcctgatccctcaacagtgtggaaaggcctgcagagcatcacgggcttcaagaaacgaaccccccgtcctgtggagagcccaaggctcgctgaccagctaaacag aggccgcacccgcactccagattcgcgaggaggaagtgcgccagatgttccggagacaaaagatcaggaaggcaccgggcccagacggcgtgtcaccttcctgcttgaaagtctgcgctga
- the plekho2 gene encoding uncharacterized protein plekho2 isoform X8: MSAPWRTRWTNCCSSLQGTRTSADPPRCVLLKRGLANEPPHHAMELAGFRLTRADRSAELSGKSKGGGLCFYINECWCTDVMVLKEFCSPLLETLFTNCRPFYSPREFSSIVMAAVYIPPHARASEATQMLADQVTDMEKLLPNSLIIVLGDLNRANLAHELARYRQHITCPTRGAQTLDHCYTVIKDAYHSVARAALGLSDHCLVHLIPAYRQKLKTSKPVEAAQSQGGGLQERRPGPVQADQKHTEPRVWKGLQSITGFKKRTPRPVESPRLADQLNRFYCRFDRSSHTTGPPAAQSTYSPPPTTALSTPPSPWSPTLSLAEAAPALQIREEEVRQMFRRQKIRKAPGPDGVSPSCLKVCAEQLAPTFARIFNRSLELCEVLQERHHRSSGQEARHHRSE, encoded by the exons atgtccgctccctggcgaacaagatggacgaactgctgctcctcacttcaaggaacacggacttcagcagatccgccgcgctgtgttttgttgaaacgtggcttagcgaacgaacccccccaccacgccatggagttagctgggtttcggctaacgcgtgcagatcgcagcgcggagctctccggaaaatcaaagggaggtggtctctgtttctacattaatgaatgttggtgtaccgatgtcatggtgttgaaagagttttgcagccctctcctagaaacacttttcacaaactgccggccgttctattcaccacgggagttctcctcgatcgtcatggcggctgtttacatcccaccacacgcacgtgcgagtgaagccacgcagatgctggctgaccaggtgacagacatggagaaacttctaccaaattcactaatcattgttctgggtgatcttaacagggcgaacctcgcacacgaactcgccagatacagacagcacataacgtgtcccaccagaggggcacagacactggaccactgctacaccgtaattaaggatgcataccactctgtggctcgtgcagctttaggactctcggaccattgtctagttcatctgatccctgcctacagacagaaactaaaaacttctaagcctgtg gaggctgcgcaaagtcaaggaggaggcctacaggagcggcgaccgggacctgttcaagcagaccagaaacacactgaaccgagag tgtggaaaggcctgcagagcatcacgggcttcaagaaacgaaccccccgtcctgtggagagcccaaggctcgctgaccagctaaacaggttctactgcaggtttgatcggtcctcccacacaacgggacctcctgcagcacaatccacatactcacctccccccacaactgctctgtccacacctccatcaccgtggtcaccgactctctctcttgcagaggccgcacccgcactccagattcgcgaggaggaagtgcgccagatgttccggagacaaaagatcaggaaggcaccgggcccagacggcgtgtcaccttcctgcttgaaagtctgcgctgagcagctggcgcccacctttgcacggatcttcaaccgttccctggagctgtgtgaggtgcttcAAGagcgccaccatcgttccagtggccaagaagctcgccatcacaggtctgaatga